One segment of Pseudobythopirellula maris DNA contains the following:
- a CDS encoding DUF2617 family protein produces the protein MLTVRPKVAGLVFQLYGRSLHPELFEICRSKRIVRQAYEATISITGAGHLVTWKRDGILLTEAATSANQPLPQKRRLMSHRMSGDQSDRVRCHGGIVYEASFSHEAVSSQAFYAYQQELDLSGVQSGAAADGLLHRFQPSVRFDVGAVSYVHVESRERSLAVQAFHTFPDDCTIVKSQSVFRLPNL, from the coding sequence GTGCTTACAGTTCGCCCCAAAGTCGCCGGACTCGTGTTCCAGCTCTACGGGCGAAGCCTGCACCCCGAGCTCTTCGAGATCTGCCGCAGCAAGCGTATCGTGCGTCAGGCTTACGAGGCGACGATATCGATCACCGGCGCCGGCCACTTGGTCACTTGGAAGCGAGACGGCATCCTGCTGACCGAGGCGGCCACGTCCGCCAACCAGCCGCTCCCGCAGAAGCGCCGGCTGATGTCGCACCGCATGAGCGGCGACCAGTCCGACCGCGTCCGCTGCCACGGGGGCATCGTCTACGAGGCGAGCTTCTCGCACGAGGCGGTCAGCTCGCAAGCGTTCTACGCCTACCAGCAAGAACTCGACCTGTCGGGTGTCCAAAGCGGCGCCGCGGCCGACGGCCTGCTGCACCGCTTCCAGCCGAGCGTTCGCTTCGACGTGGGCGCGGTGAGCTACGTGCACGTCGAGTCGCGCGAGCGGAGCCTCGCCGTCCAGGCGTTCCACACCTTCCCGGACGACTGCACGATCGTCAAAA